Below is a genomic region from Macaca thibetana thibetana isolate TM-01 chromosome 1, ASM2454274v1, whole genome shotgun sequence.
ACTTCCAGGTAGTGTTGTAAAAGGAAGCCAGCATGCTGCtgttcctcccctcttccctgttGGCTGACTGGAATGCTTATTGTGGCTGGAACTTGAGAAGCCATATCAGATCATAATGCAGTAGAAGTGCAGAgcaagaaaacagaaggaaataatcTGTTCCTTGAAAGTTTTCTGACTCATTTAGAGGAAGTTGGAGATATTCCTTTACCCTTTGTGAAACGGAAGTATCTGAGATAGGTCTCAGTCaattagaaagtttattttgccaaggttaaggatgcatgcccgtgacacagcctcaggaggtcctaacAACATGtccccaaggtggtcagggcacagcttggttttatacattttagggcgacatgagacatcaatcaatacatgcaagatgtacattggtttggttggGAAAAGTGAGACAGCTTAAAGTGGAGAGgcagcttccaggtcataggtagataagagacagatggttgcattcttctgagtttctgattaacCTTCCGAAAGAAAGCAATCAGATACGCATTTATCTTAGTGAGCAgaaggatgactttgagttctttGTCCGCAAGGAATTTCCCTGTGGACAAATTGTGAGTGAGGCATGTAGCTTTTTTATCTTAGTAGCTACCTTTTTTTAGGactagaatgggaggcaggtttgccctaagcagttccaagcttgatttttccctttggcttagtgatttggggatcccatgatttattttcctttcatacctTAAGTATTTCAGCATGTATTTCTGACCTTAAAGGCATTATCTTAATAACCCCAGAACACTGATCAAAATCAGGAACTATAATATTGGTACATTACTATTCACTAATTCATAATACATATTCAAATTGTATTAATTGTCCCAGTATGGGTTGAGCATCCTTAACATGAAATTTCAAATGCTCCCAAAcccaaaactttttgagtaccGACATGAAGCTGCAAGTGGAAATTTCCACAAATAAACATTAACACAAACTtggtttcatgcacaaaattactattattttattatttttttttgagatgaagtcttactgtattgcccaggctggagtgcagtggcaccatcttggctcactgcaacctccacctcccaggttcaagtgactccctgtctcagccccctaagcagctgggattacaggcacacaccaccatgcctggttaatttttgtatttttagtagagatggggtttcaccatgttggccaggctagtcttgaactcctgacctcaggtgatctgcccgccttggcctcccaaagtgctgggattacaggtgtgagccaccatgcccagacaaaagtatttaaaatactgtataaaattatcttcaagcaataaggtatatatgaaacataaatgaatttcatgtttagacttgggtcccatccccaagatatctcattatgtatatgcaaatatttcaaaatccagaaaaaaaaatctgaaatacttctggacccaagcattttggataagagatACTCCATCTGTTTTGTGCTTTATAGCATCTTTTCCCATCTAGGATATAAGGTAGCATTAGGCATTGATTTTATTGACATGTCTTTTACTCTGGAAGAAATTCAACTTCTATAATTAAAAACTTGATAGCTAACTGGAATAAAGTGAATTTTCTTAAGGTAaggataataagaaaacaaacaaaatgtgtaaTGAACATCATCTTAAATGGAGAAACATTAGAAGTACtccttttaaaatcaggaataataggccgggcgtagtggctcacacctgtaatcccagcactttgggaggccgaggcggatggatcacctgagttcaggagtttgagaccagcctgaccaaagtggtgaaaccctgtctctactaatgtagcaggacgagccgcagacaaaacccctcagacactgggttaaagaaggaagaggctttATTCGGCTGGGAGCGTAGGTAGAATTGCGTCTCAAGAACCGAGCTCCCCGAAGAAAGATTTCCTGGCcattttaagggcttacaactctaaggggtccacgtgaaaagGTCATGATAGATTGAGCAAGCATGGGGTATGTGACTATGTCCACATTACAGTAGCGGGGGGAGTAAGCAAGGCAAGTATTTCTCCATACCGTTGTCTGTGATCTATAGATAGCACAAGCGGTTAGGGTGGGggggtaatcttttttttttttttttaagatggagtgtcgctgtgtcacccaggctggagtgcagtggcgcaatcttggctcactgcaagctctgcctcccgggttcatgccattctcctgcctcagcctcccgagtagctgggactacaggtgcccaccaccacacccagctaatttttttgtatttttagtagagacagggtttcaccatgttagccaggatggttttaatctcctgacctcttgatccgcccaccttggccttcgaaagtgctgtgattacaggcataagccaccatgcccggccagggtGAGGGTTAATCTTTAACCTACAGGCCTGGCCAATGGCACTGCTCAGtctgttatttttcaatttttacttcctccttttctttggaGGCAGGGGACAGTAGGAGAAACGGCCTCCCtcctcactaaaaatacaaaaaattagccaggcgggtggtgcatgcctataatctcagttactcaggaggctgaggcaggggaatcatcagaacccaggaggcagaggttgcagtgagccaagatcgtgccattgcactccagcctgggcaacaagagtgaaactctgtctcaaaaaataaataaataaacaaaaagtaaaaataaaataaggaataatAATGCTTACCATCATTCTTTCTATGTAACATTATATCAAAGATTCTATCAATCAAAGTCAGCACAGTAACACCAGAAAGCAAAATCATaaggattagaaaggaagaaatactcTTActatttgtagatgatatgaCTGCCTACATAAAAAACTAAAGGAGggtcaggcacaatggctcatgcttgtaatcccaacactttgggaagccaaggtggggagatcgcttgagcccaggagttcaagatcagcctgggcaatatggtgaaacctcatctctactaaaagtataaaaactgaggtgagaggatcacctgagcccagggaggtcgaggctgcagtcagctgggatcacaccattgtactccagcctgggcaacagagtgagaccctgtctcaaaaaaaaaaaaaaaaaaaaaaaaaggaaatttagcaAGGGGCTGTATTTCGAATCCTGAcaacagacaaataaaaagcataatttaatttaaaaagacaccaTTACCAATAGTAACAAACCATACTAAAAGAGATGCAGGAGTACTCATCAAGTGTACAAATTTTGCTGAAGGAAACGAGATAAgacctaattaaatgaaaaaatatccatATTcactaaaatacttttttaataaggaaaaataattttttttttttgaggcggagtctggctctcttgcccaggctggagtgcagtggtcggatctcagctcactgcaagcgccgcctcctgggttcaggccattctcctgcctcagcctcccgagtagctgggactacaggcgcccgccacctcgcccggctagtcttttgtattttttagtagagacggggtttcactgtgttagccaggatggtctcgatctcctgaccttgtgatctgcccgtgtcggcctcccaaagtgctgggattacaggcttgagccaccacgcccggccaataatttttttatagggagactttttttgcctttttctttcctttttgtggagaatggggtctcgctatgttgcccaggcaggtctcaaactcctgggctcaagctatcctcccacctctgcctccgtaagtgctgggattacaggtgtgagccactctgacttataatttataagaaagaacaaaaatttcaTATAGTCAAATACTGGCAGGGTTGGGGAAAGTGATGAGGATGTCTTAGACAAGATACAGAAAGTGCTAACTATAAAAGGTTGATAAATTCAATCttatttaaattaagaatttgtttcttaaaaatcagCTTAAATTGTGTGAAAAGATAAGCTACAactagaaaaagatatttgccaTACATACACTCTATGAAGGATTAGGATCAAGAACATGTGAAAAACTCATATACCTATAAGAAACATATAATTCAATAGAGGAGCAAAatacatgaatagatatttcatagatgaagaaatatATATGGCCAGTAAATTTATAAAGAGATATGCAACCTCACTAGTaaccaaggaaataaaatatcaaaaccaCAGAGACATGCTATTTTATGTccatttgattaaaaaaagttataaaatgttaGTGACAGGGATCAATAAGATCTCTTATACACTACTGATGAGATTGTAAATTGCTAAcaccactttagaaaacaatttgacaTTATCCTGTGAAACTGGACATTCAAtataaccctttttttttttttttcctaagagacaaggagggtttcactatattacccaggctgacctcctgggctcaagtgatctgtccaccttagcctcctgagtagctgggattacaggccagcttcaatataactttttaatccagtaattccactcctaggtatccTTCACCTCCCACCTCTCCATCCTATCCCAGGGGAATTCTTGCATGTGTGCCTCAGGACATATGAATAAGAATCTTCATCATAGcactgtgttaggccattctgcgttgctataaaggaatacacAAGactggggtaatttataaagaaaagaggttttaactggctcacagttctgcaggctgtacaggaagcatggtgctgacatctgctcagcttctggtgaggccttgggctgcttacaatcatggcagaaggcaaagggggagccagcATATCACATAGTGAGAGTGGGAGTGAGAGAGAGTGGAGTGGCatttacttttaaacaaccagaactCTGGAGAacgaactcactatcacaaggacagcaccaagccatgaaggatcctcccccatgatccaaatgCCTCTCGCCAGGCCCCACCACCGACACTGAAGataacatttcaacatgagattagAGGGGAcaacattcaaactatatcaagCACTCTTCAAAATAgcacaaaaagtagaaaatattcatagcccaaatcaaaagaagaatggaTATATACGTAGTAGTATATtcaatataatggaatattttacAACAATGGAAATAACTATAGCTACTATGTATGATAACATGGAAGAATCATagtaacacaaaaaataaaaaatggaaatctcAGAAAATTATGTATAGTATGTTGTTCGAATACAAGTttgtataaagttcaaaaacaaccaaaatgaaaataatatacttttaaagtatgtgtgtgcacacatgtgcaagcacacacacatatgaattgtttaaaattcttttaaaaattcttttacaaGGCAAGGATTGTTAAATGCTAGATTCAGGATATCTATGAAGGTGGGCAGTAGACAGGATAGAGGAGCAGCATTTAGGTAGATGTAAATtactaattttctatttatttgagtgCTGGATTGAGTGCTGGGTTCATGGATATTCATTatgttattaataaataataatgttgaaGGGCCCATATATGGACCATTGATGATTATATACCATGAATTAAGGATTACTATTAATCCAATTCTATGTACTcaagttcaaaaagaaaatatattaataatagcaaTCAATTATAtagtgcttaccatgtgccaggcactgttctaagtttTTTATATGGTTTAACCCATTTAACCTCCCCAGTGAGgagaaaaccaaggcccagagaggttaccAGTAACTCGTCTGAGGCCcatagcagagctgggatttaatcCAGGCTGGCAGGCTCCAGAGTCTGTACTCTTAATCATTACACCTATAAggtgtctaaataaataaaagagatattaTATTAGGACTTAGTCATGAAGAAGTTATAGCAGAGTGctttctataaaaatatgaagGGAGAAACCACATGGACGGCTCTGTAAGGATACTAAAACCCCCTGAATTGTATTACTTTGGATGGGTAAactttatggtatataaattacatcttaataaagctgttaaaaaaaaaacctcacagacCACAAATAGTGATTTTGTAACACAAACTGGTCCTGAATGACTGTTTGCTACTTTTGGGATTTAACATTTGCCTAAGGGTAAAAAGATACACTTTTTCTGCAGACCAAACAAAATAAACCTCACTGTCAAGACACTACTCACTTTATGGAGgaagatgaaatagaaaagttTAATCTGCTATTATCGGTGGGAAAAATTTTTCAATTCCCAGCTTTAGCCTCTTTTTTGCATCTGCCAGGAAATTGGATGGCTCTCAACTCCGAAGATAGATTTCATATTGCAGTTGTAATTGTGTGTATATTGAGGATACACAAACAATAAAACCTAGGAAAGATGAGGGTGGAAAGAAGACATTTGACTGAAAACATACACATAAGTTTAAGATGCCAGTATGTTTTCAATCTTTATTAAGcttaatttatataccataaagtTTATGCATTTAGAGTATACAATTctaaagttagctgggtgtggttgtacatacctgtatcccagctacttcagagggtgaggcaggagaatcccctcaacccgggagatggaggcttcagtgagccaagattgcaccactgcactccagcctaagcaactgAGCAACactccatcaaataaataaataaataaaataaagtatacaattcagtggttttttagTATCCTTACAGAGCTGCTCTGATGCTCAGGGAATCTGCTGGTAActtaactctgttttcttttttgtttttttgagacggagtcttgatctgtcctccaggctggagtgctatggtgccatttcagctcactgcaacctctgtttcctgggttcaagcgattttcctgccttagcctccccagtagctgggatcacagacatctgctaccacacctggctaatttttgtatttttagtagagacacggggtggggtttcaccatattggccatgctgatctccaactcctgacctcaagtgatacacctgtcttggtctcccaaagtgctgggattacaggcgtaagccactttGTCCAGCCCTGTTTTCATGACCACTGAAGATCCTCCTCACCTAGGTCAGCTCTCCTCACAAATCTGGCCATTGATCACAAAGAGATCAAATGAAAGCTCGGGTTGCACCTTAACAATTCCATCATCAACAGCAAAAGAAGGGTTCAAAGTCCTGGCCAACTGAACCGTGGGTCACTTTTATCCACTTTTACACATGTGCCCTCTCTAAAGCACATATGTAAACAGAGGATAAAACCTAACttggttgggtacagtggctcacatctgtaatcccagtgctttggggaggctgagataggaggatcacttgaggccaggagtttgaaataagcctgggcaacatggctagaccccattgctacaaaaaatttaaaaattagctgagtgtggtggtgtgtgcctgtggtcctccctacatgggaggctgaaccgggaagattgcttgagcccaggaatttgaggttgcagtgagttatgactgcaccattacactccagcctgggtgacagagcaagtccctgtcttaaaactaaaactaaaacaaaacaaaacaacaaaaaagaaaaaaaagaaaagaaaaaactcactAAGCAGCTTTATGCTTTAAAGCAGGAGTTCCCAGCCCCCAGGCTGTGGACCAGTAATGGTCAGTTGCCTGTTAGGACATGGCTGCACAGCaggtgaggggcaggggagggagcattactgcctgagctccacctcctgacaGATCAGCAGAGGCACTAGATTCTCAGAGGAGGGCTAACCCTATTGTGAATGGAGTATGTGAGGGATGTCGGTTgtgtgttccttatgagaatctaatgcctgatgatctgaggtggcacagttccatgaaactggtccctggtgccaaaaagattggggaccactgctttaaAGAACACAAAGGATTTTCAGGTAGTATCTGCTGGGAGCCAGGGAAGGGGGTAATTTTGGGGGCAAgaatacaaaggaaatgaaaacaaatcattTAACTACAGCATGGATCCAACTTATGTCATTATTCAGTTGTtgtggaaacacacacacatgtacacacatacacatcacagaCAATATTTTGGCTGTTACTGTAATAGAATCTAGGCCTTTTCCATCTAAGCATAAAACTTACTAGTCCTCTTGGCTCCAGGCAGATTTTCAGTCCCCCTCGGCAAGCCTTTGTACTATAGCCAGCCGCGGGCAGTAGCTTCCATCAAGCTCTCCGGTATTTGAAGTGGCAAGCCACTAAGCTTGGCATGCCTCTGGTGCATGTTCACACAGACTGGGTGTCTGCTTGTCTCCCTGAATTATTTCTCTCAAATCTTGTGCTCCCTCAACCCCTATCATGAGGTCTGGAAAACTACTGATTTGgtcattatctttttctttgatCAGTGAGTCACCTTAGCAGGTCAATTTAGGTTAAAAAGTCACTCTAGTGCCTGGTTTATTATCTCGATTGGCTGTTATATTGAGTAATTAGATAATGGCTTAACTTCAATTTCCATTTGTGGTCTATTAATATAACCTTGAAACATTTAAACCCaggtaaaacattttcttttatttcatgcttttacaaataatatgttcatgtattttttatcCTCCAGCATCcagatttttatctttaaataccatttcccactaaaaggaaccagagcTCTCTGGAGAAATTGCTGACTCCACAACTGGGGCAGGAAATGTATATCAGGTAAGTCTGGaagaaaacaatggagaaaggaagagtgggaagaatGATGCAGATGAAACAAGATTGACATGATTTTATAATTGTTGAAGTAGGGTGTTGGGTACATGTGGgagttctttattcttttatgtattttaaactttttccataaaaatagtttaaggaaagttaaaaatgttattttctaaacTGAAGGAGTAATAGCGCGCCCTTTGTAGAAACAAAAGATTTCTACAAAGAAAAGTGAAGTCTCCCTCCGACTCCAGACCCTTACACCCCTCCTCAGGGCAATCCTAGGAACAATTTCCCACGTAGTTGTCAAGAAAGTTTCCacgaaaatatttttaaatgtacatactcataaaatacaaatatttttaaaaccacaaatggTGGCGTATTATACACGTTATTTTATGCCTTCTGaagttttatttcctattttaataCAATGAATATGTCTACACATTACAATATTGTGGATTTTTATGCTTTACAATTGAGCTTCTTCCTTCAAGTTTCTTTGATTTATTCAAGAGATAAAAGGCCTACAGCTTCATATTCCTCAGGATTATTTACAAAAAGAAGGATGGCTCAGCCAAGGCTAAATTTAGGTTACAGTTCCTAATATTAACAGTTTTCAAGTTTAGGTTTCAGCTTTTGGGACATTACTGTTACCCTGAAAAATGTCATGTTTAAAAACACCTCACACCTCTACTATAGATTGGATCTTGGGAAATAGGGTTGAGGACGGGATCAATATAACCTCCGCCCCGGCGCATACCCGGGAGAGCTGCAGACGGTCTAAAGGATGTGGTGACCTCAGCGCTGCGTCCCTGCAGCAACCGGCGAGTGCTGGGGCACAGGCCATATCCCCCTAAGCTCGGCATCGCCTGCACCTCTCACAGGTGCTCTGTCCGCCACAGTAACGCTCTATGGAAATTAAAGTTGTAAGGCGAACGACAGAAGGAGCCAAACGAGGTGGATTCGGAGCGGCCACAAGGTGCCTGTGCTGCTGGCTTTTAACACACAAAAAGAGGAGTGCCAAGGAATACAAGAAGCCACAGGGGGAATAAAAAGCGACATATCTGCATGGAGCCTAAATTTCGCTCGATGATTTTCAGGGAAGAAGCAtcacatattaaaaacaaacattgctATTTTACGGGAATACCGGATTTAAAAATCCACACAGATTCGCAACATAAAACAGGCAGCCCAAAGACACGTCCGCGGTGTCCTGACAGTTCCGGCTCCGCCCGCGGGCCACGAGGCGGGGATCGACGGTCACTCCCCTCGGTTGCCCAGAGTACTTGGGCGGCAACGGGGAGCGCCAGGGAGAGACAAGCTCCTGGGCTAGGGCTGCGTCTTAGCCACCTTGCTTAGCTCTCGAGGTCCCGCGTGTTACGTGTTAGCACCGCCCCGGGGCGTCAGCGTGACCCGGGGCTGCAGGAACCGTGAACTCCCTGCCCCGCGGGCCCAGGTGACCGCGGGCATCGCTCTCCCGCGCGCGGGGGGCGGGGCTTCCCCCGGCTGTGCACTCAGCTACCACAGCGACATAAGATGGTGTCCGCTAGGCGTCCCAGGACGGCTTCCTAAGGGACTGGAGGGCCCCGACAGCCGGAGAGTCTGCCCCGCCCCTTGGCCGGCACAGGTAGGACGGCGGGGAGCTCAGAAGTTTCGAACTCCAAGGGCCGAAGCACAGCCAAATACCCCACGGAACTTAACAAATGTTTGTGGGGAGAACGCCAAAAACGCGGGGAGGCGGGGCTGGCGCACAGTCACCCTCTCGCGACATCTAAGTGACGTCGCATAGCAAGCACGTGTTCTAGTCTTTCACCTTCAGTCAGCCTCCTCCGTTATATGGGCCTACCCCTTTAAGCGAGTGATGGACAGTTACTTCAGCCTATCAACTTCCTTGCAGACATCCAATCAGATTTAAACTTCTTTTAGCCGCCGGAGGAGTTGGAAAAAGGGGGTCGAAAGAGGGAGCTCACCGTCTCTCGCGATATCGCTGTGAGCCTGCCTCTCGAAAAAACGCCGAAACTTGGCCCCACCTCCCAAATAGTGGTTTAAAGGACGGGTTTATAAGCCAATGAAAGGGATGAGGAGGCGGGGTTGCTGCTTTCACTGAGCAAGAAGTACCGTTACAGGGCAGACTTTTTGTCCAATCAACACAGCTACACTTTGGGTCACGTGACCGCAGAGTGCGAGGGGCGGAGCTACAGCCTGGCGCGAGGAACCGTTAAGATAGACAACAAATGTAACCAATGAGGTACTCTGACTAGGGGGTTGGGAACCCAATAACAGTGGTTGGGCGGGCGCCTTCCTGGAGCGCGGGGAGATGTAAAGATAGACAAATAATTTTCCCAATGAGACTGTAGAAGAGAGAGCTAATTGGCCAATGAGGACTGCGGGGCGGGACCCTGTGCCGCGGCGGAGTCCAAGATGGCGGCGTGCGGTTCCGCTGTGTGAAACGAGCGCGGGGCGGCGGGTTGATCAGCTCCGCGGAGACGACCTCCGAGGACCCGCAACAATGAAGGGAAAAGAGCGCTCGCCAGTCAAGGCCAAACGCTCCCGTGGTGGTGAGGACTCGACTTCCCGCGGAGAGCGGAGCAAGAAGTTAGGGGGCTCTGGTGGCAGCAATGGGAGCAGCAGCGGAAAGACCGATAGCGGCGGCGGGTCGCGGCGGAGTCTCCACCTGGACAAGTCCAGCAGTCGAGGTGGCAGCCGCGAGTATGACACCGGTGGGGGCAGCTCCAGTAGCCGCTTGCATAGTTATAGCTCCCCGAGCACCAAAAATTCTTCGGGCGGGGGCGAGTCGCGCAGCAGCTCCCGGGGTGGAGGCGGGGAATCACGTTCCTCTGGGGCCGCCTCCTCAGCTCCCGGCGGCGGGGACGGCGCGGAATACAAGACTCTGAAGATAAGCGAGTTGGGGTCCCAGCTTAGTGACGAAGCGGTGGAGGACGGCCTGTTTCATGAGTTCAAACGTTTCGGTGATGTAAGTGTCAAAATCAGTCATCTGTCGGGTTCTGGCAGCGGGGATGAGCGGGTAGCCTTTGTGAACTTCCGGCGGCCAGAGGACGCGCGGGCGGCCAAGCATGCCAGAGGCCGCCTGGTGCTCTATGACCGGCCTCTGAAGATAGAAGCTGTGTATGTGAGCCGGCGCCGCAGCCGCTCCCCTTTAGACAAAGATACTTATCCTCCTTCAGCCAGCGTGGTCGGGGCCTCTGTAGGTGGTCACCGGCACCCCCCTGGAGGTGGTGGAGGCCAGAGATCACTTTCCCCTGGTGGCGCTGCTTTAGGATACAGAGACTACCGGCTGCAGCAGTTGGCTCTTGGCCGCCTGCCCCCTCCACCTCCGCCACCATTGCCTCGAGagctggagagagaaagagactacCCGTTCTATGAGAGAGTGCGCCCTGCATACAGTCTTGAGCCAAGGGTGGGAGCTGGAGCAGGTGCTGCTCCTTTCAGAGAAGTGGATGAGATTTCACCCGAGGATGATCAGCGAGCTAACCGGACGCTTTTCTTGGGCAACCTAGACATCACTGTAACGGAGAATGATCTAAGAAGGGCGTTTGATCGCTTTGGAGTCATCACAGAAGTAGATATCAAGAGGCCTTCTCGCGGCCAGACTAGTACTTACGGCTTTCTCAAATTTGAGAACTTAGATATGTCTCACCGGGCCAAATTAGCAATGTCCGGCAAAATTATAATTCGGAATCCTATCAAAATTGGTTATGGTAAAGCTACACCCACCACCCGCCTCTGGGTGGGAGGCCTGGGACCTTGGGTTCCTCTTGCTGCCCTGGCACGAGAATTTGATCGATTTGGCACCATACGCACCATAGACTACCGAAAAGGTGATAGTTGGGCATATATCCAGTATGAAAGCCTGGATGCAGCGCATGCTGCCTGGACCCATATGCGGGGCTTCCCACTTGGTGGCCCAGATCGACGCCTTAGAGTAGACTTTGCCGACACCGAACATCGTTACCAGCAGCAGtatctgcagcctctgcccttgACTCATTATGAGCTGGTGACAGATGCTTTTGGACATCGGGCACCTGACCCTTTGAGGGGTGCTCGGGATAGGACACCACCCTTACTATACAGAGATCGTGATAGGGACCTTTATCCTGACTCTGATTGggtgccacccccacccccagtccgAGAACGCAGCACTCGGACTGCAGCTACTTCTGTGCCTGCTTACGAGCCACTGGATAGCCTTGATCGCAGGCGGGATGGTTGGTCCTTGGACCGGGACAGAGGTGATCGAGATCTGCCCAGCAgcagagaccagcctaggaagcGAAGGCTGCCTGAGGAGAGTGGAGGACGTCATCTGGATAGGTCTCCTGAGAGTGACCGCCCACGAAAACGTCACTGCGCTCCTTCTCCTGACCGCAGTCCAGAATTGAGCAGTAGCCGGGATCGTTACAACAGCGACAATGATCGATCTTCCCGTCTTCTCTTGGAAAGGCCCTCTCCAATCAGAGACAGACGAGGTAGTTTGGAGAAGAGCCAGGGTGACAAGCGAGACCGTAAAAACTCTGCATCAGCTGAACGAGATAGGAAGCACCGGACAACTGCTCCCACTGAGGGAAAAAGCCCTCTGAAAAAAGAAG
It encodes:
- the RBM15 gene encoding RNA-binding protein 15, translated to MRTAGRDPVPRRSPRWRRAVPLCETSAGRRVDQLRGDDLRGPATMKGKERSPVKAKRSRGGEDSTSRGERSKKLGGSGGSNGSSSGKTDSGGGSRRSLHLDKSSSRGGSREYDTGGGSSSSRLHSYSSPSTKNSSGGGESRSSSRGGGGESRSSGAASSAPGGGDGAEYKTLKISELGSQLSDEAVEDGLFHEFKRFGDVSVKISHLSGSGSGDERVAFVNFRRPEDARAAKHARGRLVLYDRPLKIEAVYVSRRRSRSPLDKDTYPPSASVVGASVGGHRHPPGGGGGQRSLSPGGAALGYRDYRLQQLALGRLPPPPPPPLPRELERERDYPFYERVRPAYSLEPRVGAGAGAAPFREVDEISPEDDQRANRTLFLGNLDITVTENDLRRAFDRFGVITEVDIKRPSRGQTSTYGFLKFENLDMSHRAKLAMSGKIIIRNPIKIGYGKATPTTRLWVGGLGPWVPLAALAREFDRFGTIRTIDYRKGDSWAYIQYESLDAAHAAWTHMRGFPLGGPDRRLRVDFADTEHRYQQQYLQPLPLTHYELVTDAFGHRAPDPLRGARDRTPPLLYRDRDRDLYPDSDWVPPPPPVRERSTRTAATSVPAYEPLDSLDRRRDGWSLDRDRGDRDLPSSRDQPRKRRLPEESGGRHLDRSPESDRPRKRHCAPSPDRSPELSSSRDRYNSDNDRSSRLLLERPSPIRDRRGSLEKSQGDKRDRKNSASAERDRKHRTTAPTEGKSPLKKEDRSDGSAPSTSTASCKLKSPSQKQDGGTAPAAAASPKLCLAWQGMLLLKNSNFPSNMHLLQGDLQVASSLLVEGSTGGKVAQLKITQRLRLDQPKLDEVTRRIKVAGPNGYAILLAVPGSSDSRSSSSSAASDTATSTQRPLRNLVSYLKQKQAAGVISLPVGGNKDKENTGVLHAFPPCEFSQQFLDSPAKALAKSEEDYLVMIIVRAKLVEQRMKIWNSKL